A genomic region of Caenorhabditis elegans chromosome V contains the following coding sequences:
- the str-20 gene encoding Seven TM Receptor (Partially confirmed by transcript evidence) produces MNISNQTFPYENYIVVSKRISHLGFCSTSFFCTILIIIIVKFSNKNVGSYKYLMIIFSVLGTLFSIVEGILCPNEHSYTASWLLFITERPFGLSPDSLTLFLVLYAVLYAATICMLSVQFVYRYCAIFHQFGLKYFEGWRMLSIAVYCSGCGILWGGSMYLFSQVDDYAKAYLRGEMSIKYGINIDNLVAFTLVAYDKDGHFSFRWWNSIANFILCIIMFAQYAIMMFCAVVMYRKMEENMKMMSESLRRVHRQFFRTLVIQIIAPSIFLFSPLTFILYHPFLNYAISFPSGMFLCAISLFPAIDAIVILTIVREYRNAVKKIFRYACCRRKQNEVKTSITYASTTLTTSTAQ; encoded by the exons ATGAATATTTCCAACCAAACTTTTCCTTACGAAAATTACATAGTTGTCTCTAAACGTATTTCTCATCTCGGCTTCTGCTCCACTTCATTTTTCTGCACTATTCTTATTATAATAATTGTGAAATTTAGtaataaaaatgttggaaGTTACAAATATCtaatgattattttttctgttctgGGAACATTGTTTTCAATAGTTGAAGGGATACTTTGTCcg AATGAGCATTCGTACACTGCGAGTTGGCTATTGTTCATTACAGAACGACCGTTTGGGCTCAGCCCAGACTCACTAACACTATTCCTCGTACTTTACGCAGTATTATACGCAGCAACAATTTGCATGCTATCAGTACAGTTTGTGTATAGATACTGTGCAATATTCCATCAATTTGGGTTAAAGTATTTCGAAGGATGGAGAATGTTGTCAATAGCTGTATATTGTTCCGGTTGTGGGATATTATGGGGAGGATCGATGTACCTTTTTTCTCAAGTTGATGATTACGCTAAGGCTTATCTCAG AGGCGAAATGAGTATAAAATATGGAATCAACATTGACAATCTGGTTGCATTCACATTAGTTGCCTACGACAAGGATGGTCATTTTAG TTTCAGATGGTGGAATTCTATTGCAAATTTCATCTTATGCATTATCATGTTTGCTCAGTATGCAATTATGATGTTTTGTGCAGTAGTTATGTATCGGAAAATGGAGGAGAACATGAAAATGATGTCTGAATCACTACGCAGAGTCCACCGGCAGTTCTTCCGGACGCTTGTCATTCAAATCATCGCTCCATCCATATTCCTATTTTCCCCGCTAACTTTTATACTATACCATCCGTTTTTGAATTATGCAATCAGTTTTCCATCCGGCATGTTTTTGTGTGCAATTTCTTTATTTCCAGCCATAGATGCAATTGTTATCTTGACTATTGTGAGAGAATATCGAAATGCCGTGAAAA aaatcttccGGTATGCGTGTTGTCGAAGGAAGCAAAATGAAGTAAAAACATCAATCACATATGCTTCTACAACTCTAACAACTTCTACTGCTCAATAA
- the C05E4.7 gene encoding TransThyretin-Related family domain (Partially confirmed by transcript evidence), protein MTTLLQLFTLIIYFSNISCFIIDSWNIAFTCGDRHVAKADLRLYEYKDGGFHKEISSFHGVTDIRGQYKLNGDILKSLRFDTPSAEYRIMIKDMCGLDKIECNLPHNRFEISLNSLFSKRQHTVDLSHSDWEPFRGTHCS, encoded by the exons atgacaacTCTACTCCAATTATTcactttaattatttatttctctAATATTAGCTGCTTTATAATTGATAGCTGGAACATTGCGTTCACCTGCGGAGATCGTCACGTTGCAAAAGCTGATCTACGTTTATATGAATATAAAGATG gaggCTTCCACAaagaaatttcgagttttcatGGTGTGACAGACATTCGGGGGCAGTACAAACTAAATggagatattttgaaatcgCTGAGATTTGACACACCTAGTGCTGAATATCGAATCATGATCAAGGACATGTGTGGATTGGACAAAATA gaatGTAACCTACCCCACAATCGCTTCGAAATCTCTCTAAACTCCTTATTTTCCAAACGACAACACACTGTGGACCTGAGCCATTCTGATTGGGAGCCGTTCCGTGGTACTCACTGCTCTTAA
- the str-262 gene encoding Seven TM Receptor (Confirmed by transcript evidence): MSCLMDLLFVGFFGTSMSILALHFIYRFFSVTNSRYLKIFDSWLIIPIFTVPLINGVLYMITGGIILSADAETDRFMRENYLKVIKNQTNLEDLYYMGPFFWPKLENSITETYFSWKGAEGSLIVMGSIGLSSSIMIFFGIKGYISMNNLLAITSNSEQFQNIQKQLFQALCIQTIIPVVLMHIPASAIYITIFFEKSSVIVGETLSLTIAMYPAMNPLPTIYIVQSYRKAVKDYFISIKNTLLKKPTVIPVSHTVQVIPVSSIFTTTS; this comes from the exons ATGTCATGTTTAATGGATC TGCTTTTCGTCGGCTTTTTTGGAACGTCCATGTCAATTCTAGCTCTTCATttcatttatcgatttttcagcgtcACAAA caGTCGCTACCTTAAAATCTTTGACTCATGGCTAATTATTCCCATTTTCACAGTCCCTCTTATCAACGGCGTCCTCTATATGATTACCGGTGGTATTATTCTGTCGGCTGATGCGGAAACGGATCGGTTCATGAG AGAAAATTATCtaaaagtaattaaaaatcaaacaaatctTGAAGACCTCTATTACATGGGCCCGTTTTTCTGGccgaaacttgaaaattcaataacgGAAACGTATTTTAGTTGGAAAGGTGCGGAAGGCTCATTGATAGTTATGGGGTCAATT GGTCTCTCTAGCTCGATCATGATATTCTTCGGAATTAAGGGATATATAAGTATGAACAATCTACTCGCAATTACAAGCAACTCGgaacagtttcaaaatattcaaaagcaGCTTTTCCAAGCTCTATGCATTCAAACCATAATCCCAGTAGTTTTAATGCATATTCCGGCTTCTGCAATTTATATCACCATTTTCTTCGAGAAATCTTCGGTAATCGTCGGAGAAACTTTGAGCTTAACGATCGCGATGTACCCTGCAATGAATCCGCTTCCAACCATTTATATAGTTCAAAGCTACCGAAAAGCCGTGAAAG attattttatttcaataaaaaatacacttttgaaaaagccAACGGTGATTCCTGTGTCGCATACTGTTCAGGTCATACCCGTCTCCTCGATTTTCACGACCACaagttga
- the str-134 gene encoding Serpentine receptor class r-10 (Partially confirmed by transcript evidence) — translation MYQVVHFVQYFGFFFSQFTNFILLYLLRAKAGKHLGPFRYLMITFSLYSVVYNYVDIITHPLVLIEKQVFVVINHGPFRYTPGFGYVLVCIFGASFGLCISLLCTQYMFRYIVICHQKYLHLIEGKRLALLFLFPTTISITWFTFCYFGLTITSEKREALRIPFQENYGEDSDVLMFAAGQYWIFGANGEKIWCLRDCFATLGLVGLMGICCFVIIFCGLKTFRKMIEVQGSMSKQTAALNKQLFLTLTLQTLLPFILMYGPVGLIFFAPLFEWNLQLFVSSAGATTAIYPAFEPLIVIFCISLFRNAVFPCTRSKVTTSSGAFSSAL, via the exons ATGTACCAAGTGGTTCATTTCGTCCaatattttggatttttcttctCACAATTCACCAACTTTATTCTACTTTATCTTCTTCGGGCAAAGGCTGGAAAACATTTAGGCCCTTTTCGCTATCTCATGATAACTTTTTCGCTGTACTCGGTTGTCTACAACTACGTGGATATTATCACTCATCCGTTAGTTCTCATCGAGAAGCAAGTCTTCGTTGTGATCAATCATGGACCATTTCGCTACACGCCTGGGTTCGGATATGTGCTTGTTT GCATTTTTGGCGCATCGTTTGGTTTATGCATCTCCCTCCTCTGTACACAGTACATGTTCCGGTACATCGTTATTTGCCA ccaaaaatacCTTCATTTAATTGAGGGAAAACGACTTGCTTTACTGTTTCTCTTCCCCACTACAATTTCCATCACTTGGTTCACTTTCTGTTATTTCGGCTTGACTATAACCTCTGAAAAACGAGAAGCTCTTAGAATTCCATTCCAAGAAAACTATGGGGAAGATTCGGATGTTCTCATGTTTGCCGCTGGCCAATACTGGATTTTCGGTGCAAATGGTGAAAAGATATGGTGCTTACGAGATTGTTTTGCGACTCTTGGGCTTGTTGGATTAATG ggAATTTGCTGCTTTGTGATCATTTTTTGTGGACTGAAGACGTTCAGGAAAATGATAGAGGTTCAGGGCTCAATGAGCAAGCAAACAGCGGCGCTGAACAAACAACTTTTTCTGACGTTAACGTTACAg actctACTCCCTTTTATCTTAATGTACGGCCCCGTTGGTCTTATATTCTTTGCGCCACTTTTCGAATGGAACCTTCAACTTTTCGTCAGCTCAGCCGGAGCCACGACAGCTATTTACCCGGCTTTTGAGCCattaattgttattttctgTATTAGTCTGTTCCGCAACGCAGTTTTTCCGTGCACACGGTCAAAAGTCACCACTTCTTCGGGAGCGTTTTCCTCTGCTCTTTAA
- the str-20 gene encoding Seven TM Receptor (Partially confirmed by transcript evidence), with translation MNISNQTFPYENYIVVSKRISHLGFCSTSFFCTILIIIIVKFSNKNVGSYKYLMIIFSVLGTLFSIVEGILCPNEHSYTASWLLFITERPFGLSPDSLTLFLVLYAVLYAATICMLSVQFVYRYCAIFHQFGLKYFEGWRMLSIAVYCSGCGILWGGSMYLFSQVDDYAKAYLRGEMSIKYGINIDNLVAFTLVAYDKDGHFRWWNSIANFILCIIMFAQYAIMMFCAVVMYRKMEENMKMMSESLRRVHRQFFRTLVIQIIAPSIFLFSPLTFILYHPFLNYAISFPSGMFLCAISLFPAIDAIVILTIVREYRNAVKKIFRYACCRRKQNEVKTSITYASTTLTTSTAQ, from the exons ATGAATATTTCCAACCAAACTTTTCCTTACGAAAATTACATAGTTGTCTCTAAACGTATTTCTCATCTCGGCTTCTGCTCCACTTCATTTTTCTGCACTATTCTTATTATAATAATTGTGAAATTTAGtaataaaaatgttggaaGTTACAAATATCtaatgattattttttctgttctgGGAACATTGTTTTCAATAGTTGAAGGGATACTTTGTCcg AATGAGCATTCGTACACTGCGAGTTGGCTATTGTTCATTACAGAACGACCGTTTGGGCTCAGCCCAGACTCACTAACACTATTCCTCGTACTTTACGCAGTATTATACGCAGCAACAATTTGCATGCTATCAGTACAGTTTGTGTATAGATACTGTGCAATATTCCATCAATTTGGGTTAAAGTATTTCGAAGGATGGAGAATGTTGTCAATAGCTGTATATTGTTCCGGTTGTGGGATATTATGGGGAGGATCGATGTACCTTTTTTCTCAAGTTGATGATTACGCTAAGGCTTATCTCAG AGGCGAAATGAGTATAAAATATGGAATCAACATTGACAATCTGGTTGCATTCACATTAGTTGCCTACGACAAGGATGGTCATTTTAG ATGGTGGAATTCTATTGCAAATTTCATCTTATGCATTATCATGTTTGCTCAGTATGCAATTATGATGTTTTGTGCAGTAGTTATGTATCGGAAAATGGAGGAGAACATGAAAATGATGTCTGAATCACTACGCAGAGTCCACCGGCAGTTCTTCCGGACGCTTGTCATTCAAATCATCGCTCCATCCATATTCCTATTTTCCCCGCTAACTTTTATACTATACCATCCGTTTTTGAATTATGCAATCAGTTTTCCATCCGGCATGTTTTTGTGTGCAATTTCTTTATTTCCAGCCATAGATGCAATTGTTATCTTGACTATTGTGAGAGAATATCGAAATGCCGTGAAAA aaatcttccGGTATGCGTGTTGTCGAAGGAAGCAAAATGAAGTAAAAACATCAATCACATATGCTTCTACAACTCTAACAACTTCTACTGCTCAATAA
- the str-134 gene encoding G protein-coupled receptor (Predicted) yields MFAAGQYWIFGANGEKIWCLRDCFATLGLVGLMGICCFVIIFCGLKTFRKMIEVQGSMSKQTAALNKQLFLTLTLQTLLPFILMYGPVGLIFFAPLFEWNLQLFVSSAGATTAIYPAFEPLIVIFCISLFRNAVFPCTRSKVTTSSGAFSSAL; encoded by the exons ATGTTTGCCGCTGGCCAATACTGGATTTTCGGTGCAAATGGTGAAAAGATATGGTGCTTACGAGATTGTTTTGCGACTCTTGGGCTTGTTGGATTAATG ggAATTTGCTGCTTTGTGATCATTTTTTGTGGACTGAAGACGTTCAGGAAAATGATAGAGGTTCAGGGCTCAATGAGCAAGCAAACAGCGGCGCTGAACAAACAACTTTTTCTGACGTTAACGTTACAg actctACTCCCTTTTATCTTAATGTACGGCCCCGTTGGTCTTATATTCTTTGCGCCACTTTTCGAATGGAACCTTCAACTTTTCGTCAGCTCAGCCGGAGCCACGACAGCTATTTACCCGGCTTTTGAGCCattaattgttattttctgTATTAGTCTGTTCCGCAACGCAGTTTTTCCGTGCACACGGTCAAAAGTCACCACTTCTTCGGGAGCGTTTTCCTCTGCTCTTTAA
- the C05E4.15 gene encoding F-box domain-containing protein (Confirmed by transcript evidence) yields the protein MSKSSISDEFRNCKAITVVFGNDYLLNTIVENLSQDLSVMSKYRLVNQSFNNAIIHKIKKMHREVVIRKDFNCKAENTINFGSERRKDYDCKSCSIFLNCQRVTSNKISKLFRFLKSVVDIKIQRLVLIPCQVNRMCLDDKILHDLVLKELIGPNYNHLEDYMVMYDICRQGCDMCFRISENCLRYGPLQSLVLKRNKHYESLEIRDESLYCYVEMYLHKNFHKYTAANISKTILLRLFRLYANTITCDCLSLILSRGFESAAHSFPKALVEIIVSRWKIETLKLEFSFGDKPSYSLVPAEYRYFSVIKLSEPLDSHTSAIRMFGVFKVDFSSL from the exons ATGAGTAAAAGTTCAATTTCTGATGAATTCCgt aactGTAAAGCGATCACCGTAGTATTTGGGAATGATTATTTATTGAATACAATAGTGGAGAATCTATCACAGGATTTGTCAGTTATGTCGAAGTACAGA CTCGTCAATCAAAGTTTCAACAATGCGATAATCcataaaatcaagaaaatgcaTCGCGAAGTAGTAATTCGAAAGGATTTTAATTGCAAAGCCGAGAATACAATTAACTTTGGTTCAGAACGTAGAAAGGATTATGACTGCAAAAGctgttcaatatttttaaactgtcAGAGAGTGACAAGCAACaagatttcaaaacttttcag atttttgaagagtGTGGTTGatatcaaaattcaaagaCTGGTACTGATACCCTGCCAAGTTAACCGAATGTGCCTAGATGACAAGATTCTTCATGACCTTGTTTTAAAAGAATTAATCGGACCGAATT ATAATCATTTAGAGGATTATATGGTCATGTACGACATTTGTAGGCAAGGATGTGACATGTGCTTTcgcatttcagaaaattgtctgAGATATGGTCCACTTCAGTCACTAGTTCTCAAACGGAATAAACACTACGAATCACTCGAAATAAGAGACga GTCGCTCTACTGCTATGTTGAAATGTACCtacacaaaaatttccataagTACACGGCTGCGAATATAAGCAAAACGATTCTTCTCAGATTGTTCCGTTTGTATGCAAATACTATAACTTGCGATTGTCTCTCATTGATATTATCTAGAGGATTTGAATCTGCAGCACATTCGTTTCCAAAAGCACTtgttgaaataattgtttcccgctggaaaattgaaacgtTAAAACTCGAATTTAGTTTTGGAGATAAACCAAGTTATTCTCTAGTGCCTGCAGAATATCGATACTTTTCAGTAATAAAGTTGTCGGAACCGTTGGACTCGCATACCTCTGCGATAAGAATGTTTGGAGTTTTCAAAGTAGATTTTTCTTCTCTCTGA
- the C05E4.15 gene encoding F-box domain-containing protein (Partially confirmed by transcript evidence): MSKSSISDEFRNCKAITVVFGNDYLLNTIVENLSQDLSVMSKYRLVNQSFNNAIIHKIKKMHREVVIRKDFNCKAENTINFGSERRKDYDCKSCSIFLNCQRVTSNKISKLFRFLKSVVDIKIQRLVLIPCQVNRMCLDDKILHDLVLKELIGPNYNHLEDYMVMYDICRQGCDMCFRISENCLRYGPLQSLVLKRNKHYESLEIRDDNKVVGTVGLAYLCDKNVWSFQSRFFFSLKKQ, encoded by the exons ATGAGTAAAAGTTCAATTTCTGATGAATTCCgt aactGTAAAGCGATCACCGTAGTATTTGGGAATGATTATTTATTGAATACAATAGTGGAGAATCTATCACAGGATTTGTCAGTTATGTCGAAGTACAGA CTCGTCAATCAAAGTTTCAACAATGCGATAATCcataaaatcaagaaaatgcaTCGCGAAGTAGTAATTCGAAAGGATTTTAATTGCAAAGCCGAGAATACAATTAACTTTGGTTCAGAACGTAGAAAGGATTATGACTGCAAAAGctgttcaatatttttaaactgtcAGAGAGTGACAAGCAACaagatttcaaaacttttcag atttttgaagagtGTGGTTGatatcaaaattcaaagaCTGGTACTGATACCCTGCCAAGTTAACCGAATGTGCCTAGATGACAAGATTCTTCATGACCTTGTTTTAAAAGAATTAATCGGACCGAATT ATAATCATTTAGAGGATTATATGGTCATGTACGACATTTGTAGGCAAGGATGTGACATGTGCTTTcgcatttcagaaaattgtctgAGATATGGTCCACTTCAGTCACTAGTTCTCAAACGGAATAAACACTACGAATCACTCGAAATAAGAGACga TAATAAAGTTGTCGGAACCGTTGGACTCGCATACCTCTGCGATAAGAATGTTTGGAGTTTTCAAAGTAGATTTTTCTTCTCTCTGAAGAAACAATAG
- the str-262 gene encoding Seven TM Receptor (Confirmed by transcript evidence), with translation MHLNSTLILNLSAVCAVLINFLLIVLILKKSPKSLGSYKFLMLYINLFEFSYAILYFAEKPDLFTKKSAFFLIVNWKESIFPATMSCLMDLLFVGFFGTSMSILALHFIYRFFSVTNSRYLKIFDSWLIIPIFTVPLINGVLYMITGGIILSADAETDRFMRENYLKVIKNQTNLEDLYYMGPFFWPKLENSITETYFSWKGAEGSLIVMGSIGLSSSIMIFFGIKGYISMNNLLAITSNSEQFQNIQKQLFQALCIQTIIPVVLMHIPASAIYITIFFEKSSVIVGETLSLTIAMYPAMNPLPTIYIVQSYRKAVKDYFISIKNTLLKKPTVIPVSHTVQVIPVSSIFTTTS, from the exons atgcaTCTTAACAGCACCTTAATCCTAAACTTGTCAGCGGTCTGCGCAGTTCTTATTAATTTCCTTTTGATtgttttaattctgaaaaaatccccaaaatcATTGGGCTCATATAAGTTTTTGATGCTTTATATTAACCTTTTCGAGTTCTCCTACGCAATTCTATACTTTGCAGAAAAACCT GATCTCTTCACCAAAAAGTCTGCATTCTTTTTGATCGTTAATTGGAAGGAGTCTATTTTCCCAGCAACCATGTCATGTTTAATGGATC TGCTTTTCGTCGGCTTTTTTGGAACGTCCATGTCAATTCTAGCTCTTCATttcatttatcgatttttcagcgtcACAAA caGTCGCTACCTTAAAATCTTTGACTCATGGCTAATTATTCCCATTTTCACAGTCCCTCTTATCAACGGCGTCCTCTATATGATTACCGGTGGTATTATTCTGTCGGCTGATGCGGAAACGGATCGGTTCATGAG AGAAAATTATCtaaaagtaattaaaaatcaaacaaatctTGAAGACCTCTATTACATGGGCCCGTTTTTCTGGccgaaacttgaaaattcaataacgGAAACGTATTTTAGTTGGAAAGGTGCGGAAGGCTCATTGATAGTTATGGGGTCAATT GGTCTCTCTAGCTCGATCATGATATTCTTCGGAATTAAGGGATATATAAGTATGAACAATCTACTCGCAATTACAAGCAACTCGgaacagtttcaaaatattcaaaagcaGCTTTTCCAAGCTCTATGCATTCAAACCATAATCCCAGTAGTTTTAATGCATATTCCGGCTTCTGCAATTTATATCACCATTTTCTTCGAGAAATCTTCGGTAATCGTCGGAGAAACTTTGAGCTTAACGATCGCGATGTACCCTGCAATGAATCCGCTTCCAACCATTTATATAGTTCAAAGCTACCGAAAAGCCGTGAAAG attattttatttcaataaaaaatacacttttgaaaaagccAACGGTGATTCCTGTGTCGCATACTGTTCAGGTCATACCCGTCTCCTCGATTTTCACGACCACaagttga
- the sri-4 gene encoding G protein-coupled receptor (Confirmed by transcript evidence): MAGVIGFGLAWRTGQVLNRYRYIMSARTYQLHKSSLITLTTQVSGPTLVLGIPVFVVYVIVASQMTQLHDLAATAPFFISAHSAVTTSCLIMTTANYKNLFTKNYDNVRKKMKCKRTPTASVMSSPVAVMRPMASVVNTFF; the protein is encoded by the exons ATGGCTGGTGTGATAGGGTTTGGTCTGGCCTGGCGGACCGGTCAAGTCCTAAACCGTTATCGTTATATCATGTCTGCAAGAACATACCAGCTCCACAAATCTTCACTGATCACGCTAACAACTCAG gtatcCGGCCCAACTCTAGTTCTAGGGATTCCTGTATTTGTGGTCTATGTAATTGTTGCCAGCCAGATGACGCAGCTTCATG acctgGCGGCAACTGCTCCATTTTTTATATCCGCTCACTCGGCGGTGACAACTTCCTGTCTAATTATGACCACCGCGAATTACAAGAATTTGTTCACTAAGAATTACGATAACgtgagaaaaaagatgaagtgcAAGCGGACACCTACAGCGTCTGTCATGTCAAGTCCCGTGGCGGTGATGAGGCCGATGGCTAGCGTAGtcaatacatttttctga
- the sri-4 gene encoding Serpentine Receptor, class I (Product from WormBase gene class sri;~Partially confirmed by transcript evidence), whose protein sequence is MINGSNFCPRECPAHYEPIIHSIGVVSTVFNVFGIYLTLAKSKKNTNYRFCQLYVQITALITEFDISIVNPAYFFFPMIGGMNCGKMREVQVKFGITSHICITFFTFILCLQVPALLTCFIYRHQVAAKCSPDKTWSLSKFHLYSILFIYHIFPCLIAFSLYHSGLSKDEKNYSMHMNYPGCIHSLDDFTFDFYDYQVNPTFIAFGILISVYYVMAGVIGFGLAWRTGQVLNRYRYIMSARTYQLHKSSLITLTTQVSGPTLVLGIPVFVVYVIVASQMTQLHDLAATAPFFISAHSAVTTSCLIMTTANYKNLFTKNYDNVRKKMKCKRTPTASVMSSPVAVMRPMASVVNTFF, encoded by the exons ATGATTAATGGAAGCAATTTCTGTCCACGGGAGTGCCCGGCACACTATGAGCCTATTATTCATAGTATCGGTGTTGTATCTACAGTTTTTAATGTCTTTGGGATTTATTTGACGTTGgcaaagtcgaaaaaaaacacaaattataGATTTTGTCAATTGTATGTTCAG atAACCGCTCTAATTACTGAATTCGACATCTCCATAGTCAACCCAGCGTATTTCTTTTTCCCAATGATTGGAGGAATGAATTGCGGAAAAATGAGAGAAGTTCAAGTCAAATTTGGGATAACGTCGCATATATGTAtc ACTTTCTTCACTTTCATATTATGCCTTCAAGTTCCCGCACTCCTCACGTGCTTTATTTATCGGCACCAGGTCGCCGCCAAGTGCAGTCCGGATAAG acctGGAGCTTATCGAAATTTCATCTCTACAGTATTCTTTTCATCTATCATATTTTTCCCTGTCTCATCGCGTTTTCGTTATACCATTCGGGGCTTTCCAAGGATGAAAAGAATTATTCAATGCACATG aactatcCGGGCTGCATCCATTCTCTAGATGATTTCACGTTTGACTTTTACGATTATCAAGTTAACCCAACATTTATCGCATTCGGGATTCTTATATCTGTGTACTACGTCATGGCTGGTGTGATAGGGTTTGGTCTGGCCTGGCGGACCGGTCAAGTCCTAAACCGTTATCGTTATATCATGTCTGCAAGAACATACCAGCTCCACAAATCTTCACTGATCACGCTAACAACTCAG gtatcCGGCCCAACTCTAGTTCTAGGGATTCCTGTATTTGTGGTCTATGTAATTGTTGCCAGCCAGATGACGCAGCTTCATG acctgGCGGCAACTGCTCCATTTTTTATATCCGCTCACTCGGCGGTGACAACTTCCTGTCTAATTATGACCACCGCGAATTACAAGAATTTGTTCACTAAGAATTACGATAACgtgagaaaaaagatgaagtgcAAGCGGACACCTACAGCGTCTGTCATGTCAAGTCCCGTGGCGGTGATGAGGCCGATGGCTAGCGTAGtcaatacatttttctga
- the srp-1 gene encoding Serpin domain-containing protein (Confirmed by transcript evidence): MSFSLINSTFTEAQFGIKLLSDLTSDQLTPCVFSPVSILLSLALVHLGAKGHTRHDIRNSVVNGSTDEQFIEHFSFINKLLNSSVNDVETLIANRLFVSPEQAIRKAFTDELREHYNAETATIDFKKSQEAAKIMNQFISESTKGKIPDMIKPDNLKDVDAILINAIFFQGDWRRKFGEPAESNFSISATENRLVPMLRETRDYFYNKDDEWQVIGIPFKDKSAWFAIFLPTRRFALAENLKSLNAAKFHNLINNVYQEYIFLTFPKFKMDYKINLKTALAKFGLAELFTEQADLSGIGPGLQLASATHQALIEVDQVGTRAAAATEAKIFFTSASSDEPLHIRVDHPFLFAIIKDNSPLFLGTYT, translated from the exons ATGAGCTTTTCGCTCATAAATTCTACATTTACCGAGGCTCAATTTGGTATTAAACTGCTATCAGATCTAACTTCCGACCAGCTCACACCATGCGTCTTCTCCCCGGTGTCTATTCTATTATCGTTGGCTCTGGTGCATCTTGGAGCTAAGGGACATACCAGACATGACATCCGAAACTCTGTGGTGAATGGGAGCACCGATGAGCAGTTTATCGAGcatttcagttttattaataaacttttgaatagtTCTGTGAACGATGTGGAGACTTTGATTGCCAACAGACTATTTGtttc gccaGAACAAGCAATTCGAAAAGCTTTTACCGATGAGCTCCGCGAGCATTACAACGCTGAAACGGCAACAATCGACTTCAAAAAGTCTCAGGAAGCCGCAAAAATAATGAACCAGTTTATATCGGAGAGTACCAAAGGAAAGATACCTGATATGATTAAGCCGGACAATTTGAAAG ACGTCGACGCAATTCTCATCAATGCAATTTTCTTCCAAGGCGATTGGCGTCGAAAATTCGGGGAACCCGCGGAATCCAACTTCTCTATTTCTGCTACTGAAAATCGCCTTGTCCCAATGCTCCGCGAGACCAGAGACTACTTTTATAACAAGGATGATGAGTGGCAg GTTATTGGTATCCCATTCAAAGACAAATCCGCATGGTTTGCCATTTTCCTCCCAACGCGAAGATTCGCCttggctgaaaatctgaaatcccTGAACGCTGCGAAATTCCATAATCTTATCAACAATGTCTATCAAGAGTACATCTTTTTGACTTTCCCCAAATTTAAGATGGACTATAAGATAAATCTGAAAACCGCCCTCGCCAAGTTCGGGCTCGCGGAGCTGTTCACAGAACAGGCTGATCTTTCTGGAATCGGGCCGGGGCTTCAGCTGGCGTCGGCTACACATCAGGCACTGATTgag GTAGATCAAGTCGGAACCCGAGCCGCTGCTGCCACCGAAGCCAAGATCTTCTTCACCTCCGCCAGCAGCGATGAACCTCTTCACATTCGTGTCGATCACCCCTTCCTTTTTGCAATTATCAAAGACAATTCTCCATTGTTCTTGGGAACATACacttaa